The Raphanus sativus cultivar WK10039 chromosome 2, ASM80110v3, whole genome shotgun sequence genome includes a region encoding these proteins:
- the LOC130502688 gene encoding membrane protein of ER body 1-like yields MIEGSENGPQEKVAATDRPELDNGTDQENPKEAPSNKEGHDTPKDSASSTKILPIKLDILKSIVYGGLIESITSFGVVSSAAATGTSTLNVLSLGLANLFTGFFIIIHNLHGLFKRPRYQRLNDDDMPQETIDPYKERLGERHRVILHCFVVLVSFIFFAVIPPLFYGFSFKITDRGCYQEAAIFIAASLACVISLSFSKAYAFGMDKLTTVAVYTGITICGSSLSYIASQYAVGVFATYDFHKLAAGYLER; encoded by the exons ATGATAG AGGGCTCAGAGAATGGTCCACAAGAGAAAGTTGCTGCTACAGATCGTCCCGAACTTGATAATGGTACAGATCAAG AAAATCCAAAGGAAGCTCCTTCCAACAAAGAGGGTCATGATACCCCCAAGGATTCGGCTTCCTCAACAAAGATCTTACCAATAAAGCTAGACATCTTGAAGAGTATTGTATACGGAGGTCTAATCGAGTCCATCACAAGCTTTGGTGTTGTATCCTCCGCTGCTGCAACCGGAACTTCGACTC TGAACGTTTTGTCTTTGGGTCTAGCCAATTTATTCACTGGCTTTTTTATAATCATTCACAAC CTACATGGACTCTTTAAACGACCACGATATCAAAGGTTGAACGATGATGATATGCCGCAAGAAACCATAGATCCATACAAGGAACGACTAGGAGAAAGACACAGAGTCATACTCCATTGCTTCGTTGTTTTGGtatctttcatcttcttcgcCGTGATCCCTCCCCTCTTCTACGGCTTCTCTTTCAAAATAACAGACAGGGGATGTTACCAAGAAGCTGCGATTTTCATTGCCGCATCTCTGGCCTGCGTCATCTCTCTCTCGTTTTCCAAAGCTTACGCCTTTGGCATGGATAAACTCACGACCGTGGCTGTATACACTGGTATAACCATTTGTGGGTCTTCTCTTTCTTACATTGCAAGTCAATACGCTGTAGGTGTGTTTGCAACGTATGACTTCCATAAGCTTGCCGCTGGTTACCTTGAAAGATGA
- the LOC108829723 gene encoding membrane protein of ER body 1, whose amino-acid sequence MESTATNQTPSPSSTVDDACGDGVYTDEFTKIPSDSPRDCSEDEEDSVDLSYKQDSSLVPIGFESHVTGSGSVDKNHSPETEHVVRAKDSQTERDSFDDDDVETVIKNQHEYYFYCPCCGEDITKTVKLVKKSDLQPAKKTDNANEATDTNNGSRSQDKKTKVSSWFPVHLQQLFHSVYGHIKDKGKIIWVYSSKSTTINDLGTDDEEPSIDVKTEKDRPSFPKWYLDVFAWLFLCIMIALSVLSSSTSPQQSPSFIPLQLELPSVSSLPLPSASILWLLPAFAVLFLVVMAIRSRYSPIYHKKKGDKEADSQSTDTTSEENIKKTQAAEYDQDSDKKTDNQKVHPVPVDPPPPQEQPSMHIANKETHENVEKETPAKTQAEPATQPETTKSVEPGKGGNKLEILKSIVYGGLTQSITSLCTVTSAAASGASTLNVLALGVANLSSGLLLIVHSLQELINEKTKTRTNTDDQKESDVEEEEDRYVEALGRREKWWFHRLIAISSFVVCGLIPPLVYGFSFRRRIEKKQEYKTLAVYAVSLLCIVLLSVAKAYVSKKREYAKTLFRYMSMATTASGFSTFMGYFVNQWLEKSGFYDETTETPRV is encoded by the exons ATGGAATCCACCGCAACGAATCAGACTCCCTCTCCAAGCTCCACCGTTGACGATGCATGTGGCGATGGTGTCTATACCGATGaatttaccaaaataccctCGGACTCACCGCGCGACTGCAGCGAGGATGAAGAAGATAGCGTTGACCTCAGCTACAAACAAG ACTCCAGTTTGGTTCCCATAGGATTCGAGTCACATGTGACTGGTTCAGGATCTGTAGACAAGAACCATTCACCTGAAACTGAACATGTAGTTCGAGCAAAAGATTCACAAACTGAACGTGATTCGTTTGACGATGATGATGTGGAGACTGTAATCAAGAACCAGCACGAGTATTACTTTTACTGCCCCTGCTGCGGTGAAGATATCACCAAAACAGTCAAGCTCGTGAAGAAATCAGATCTCCAACCCGCCAAAAAAACTGACAACGCAAATGAGGCTACTGACACTAATAATGGTTCAAGATCCCAAGATAAGAAGACAAAGGTTTCGTCATGGTTCCCTGTTCATCTTCAGCAGCTGTTCCATTCTGTTTATGGCCACATCAAAGACAAAG GCAAGATCATATGGGTTTATTCTTCAAAGTCAACTACTATCAATGATCTTGGCACCGATGATGAGGAACCGAGCATTGATGTCAAGACTGAGAAAGACAGACCGAGTTTTCCCAAGTGGTACCTGGATGTTTTTGCTTGGTTGTTCCTATGTATTATGATCGCTCTCTCTGTCCTTTCCAGTTCCACCTCTCCACAGCAATCACCGTCTTTCATTCCATTGCAATTGGAACTTCCTTCTGTCTCTTCATTGCCGCTGCCTTCAGCTTCCATACTTTGGTTGCTTCCAGCGTTTGCGGTATTGTTTCTCGTCGTTATGGCAATAAGGTCCCGTTACAGTCCCATATATCACAAGAAGAAAG GCGACAAAGAGGCTGATTCACAGTCTACTGATACTACTAGTGaagaaaatattaagaaaactcAAGCTGCAGAATATGACCAAGATTCTGACAAAAAGACAG ACAACCAAAAAGTTCACCCAGTTCCGGTAGATCCTCCTCCACCACAGGAGCAACCATCTATGCATATTGCCAATAAGGAAACTCATGAAAATGTAGAGAAAGAGACACCAGCTAAAACCCAAGCAGAACCAGCTACTCAGCCAGAGACTACAAAGAGTGTTGAACCTGGCAAAGGAGGTAATAAACTTGAAATCTTGAAAAGTATAGTGTATGGAGGTCTGACACAATCCATCACAAGTCTTTGCACCGTAACATCCGCAGCTGCGTCTGGTGCTTCAACTC TGAATGTTTTGGCCTTGGGAGTTGCTAATTTGTCGAGCGGTCTTCTTCTGATTGTTCACAGC CTCCAAGAGTTAATAAacgagaaaacaaaaacaagaaccAACACTGATGATCAGAAAGAATCAGAcgtcgaagaagaagaagataggtATGTGGAAGCTCTgggaagaagagagaaatgGTGGTTTCACAGACTGATCGCAATCTCGTCTTTTGTCGTGTGCGGGCTGATCCCACCTCTTGTATACGGCTTCTCGTTCAGAAGAAGAATCGAAAAGAAGCAAGAGTACAAGACTTTAGCTGTTTACGCAGTGTCTCTCCTCTGCATCGTCTTGCTCTCTGTTGCGAAAGCTTACGTATCGAAGAAGCGCGAGTATGCCAAGACTCTGTTTAGGTACATGTCGATGGCCACGACCGCGTCGGGATTCTCTACGTTCATGGGGTACTTCGTAAACCAGTGGCTTGAGAAAAGCGGGTTTTATGATGAGACTACGGAAACTCCGCGAGTTTGA
- the LOC130508147 gene encoding uncharacterized protein LOC130508147, with translation MAKVVVYTLLATIFIIGVLLFLTPCKHNEAQSVEALITRRLGRRVEMPVFDPLVTRIERLSHEKEASTVEAVVKEEKDDMFDEYFAPDRKLNTTMRIKFLFPLLDGSPRDGYVSLKELQTWMMQQTEDNMGYRTANELELQDKDKDGVITFEEYLPQFSKEDIEKNEKGHGGAGWWMEQFKNADFDHNGYLDIEEFNNFLHPEDSRNGDVQRWVLRERMTGMDTNGDGKLEYKEFVGNAYEMYKEFAKFETEEDENVPTAQLLFAELDRDKDRFLVADELRPILHYLQPGELSYAKYYSTFLCHEADEDKDGKLSLEEMLNHEDVFYKAVHHEDLDDDDYFDHDEL, from the exons ATGGCCAAGGTGGTGGTTTACACGTTACTGGCCACCATCTTCATCATTGGCGTCCTCCTCTTCCTTACTCCTTGTAAACACAACGAGGCTCAATCCGTTGAGGCTCTCATAACACGCCGCCTCGGACGCCGGGTTGAAATGCCCGTGTTCGACCCTCTCGTGACCCGAATCGAGAGGTTGTCTCATGAGAAAGAAGCGAGCACCGTCGAGGCTGTTGTGAAGGAGGAAAAGGATGATATGTTTGATGAGTATTTTGCGCCAGACAGGAAGTTAAACACGACGATGAGGATCAAATTCTTGTTTCCTCTGCTTGACGGTTCACCTAGAGATGGGTATGTGAGCTTGAAAGAGCTTCAGACGTGGATGATGCAGCAGACAGAGGACAACATGGGTTACAGAACCGCCAACGAGCTTGAGTTGCAAGATAAAGACAAGGATGGTGTCATAACCTTCGAAGAGTATCTGCCTCAATTCTCTAAAGAAGACATTG AGAAAAATGAGAAGGGTCACGGTGGAGCTGGTTGGTGGATGGAACAATTTAAGAATGCCGATTTTGATCATAATGGCTATCTCGACATCGAAGAGTTCAACAA TTTCTTGCACCCTGAAGACAGCAGAAACGGAGATGTTCAAAGATGGGTTCTACGAGAGCGAATGAC GGGTATGGACACGAACGGTGATGGGAAGCTAGAGTACAAAGAGTTTGTTGGGAACGCATACGAAATGTACAAAGAGTTTGCAAAGTTCGAGACGGAGGAAGATGAGAATGTGCCAACGGCTCAGCTTCTGTTCGCAGAACTTGACAGAGACAAAGACAGGTTCCTCGTGGCCGATGAGCTTCGTCCCATTTTACATTATCTTCAACCTGGTGAGCTGAGTTATGCCAAGTACTACTCTACTTTCCTTTGCCACGAG GCGGATGAAGATAAAGATGGTAAACTATCACTAGAGGAGATGTTGAACCACGAAGATGTGTTTTACAAGGCAGTTCATCACGAGGACTTGGACGATGATGACTACTTTGATCATGATGAactctaa
- the LOC108841006 gene encoding uncharacterized protein LOC108841006, protein MEFEFDDQERFCETPKLPLFSVPLHRASDTPGLATPPVNIAGSVPFLWEEAPGKPRVSDENKPPASKHNAGGGVVRCLELPPRLISPATADEPSPTTVLDGPYVIPRRSLSVIWRSEKQTECNSNSSHSTNGCCRDGGGTTVKISRVRRKGSLLNLSHSKSDFLARVYRGFKQVIPWRRRKENLPRMSSSNI, encoded by the exons ATGGAGTTTGAGTTTGATGATCAAGAACGGTTCTGTGAGACTCCTAAGCTTCCTCTGTTCTCGGTTCCATTACACCGAGCATCTGATACTCCTGGCCTAGCGACGCCGCCTGTGAACATCGCCGGATCAGTGCCGTTTCTATGGGAGGAAGCTCCGGGAAAGCCTCGCGTTTCAGATGAGAATAAACCTCCGGCGTCAAAGCACAACGCCGGAGGAGGAGTCGTGAGGTGCCTTGAGCTTCCGCCGAGGCTGATTTCGCCAGCCACAGCGGATGAGCCATCTCCGACCACTGTTCTTGATGGCCCTTACGTTATACCTCGCCGGTCTCTGTCAGTGATATGGAGAAGCGAAAAACAAACCGAGTGTAACTCCAACTCTTCACATTCCACGAACGGTTGCTGCCGCGACGGTGGCGGGACAACGGTGAAGATAAGCAGAGTTAGAAGAAAAGGAAGCCTGTTGAATCTTTCTCACTCTAAATCGGATTTCTTG GCAAGGGTTTACAGAGGGTTTAAGCAAGTGATTCCATGGAGGCGTAGGAAAGAGAATCTTCCAAGGATGAGTTCTTCCAATATTTAG